The segment AAAGAAAAAAACCGGATGGAAGATTCATTACCGTAGTTGGGGCAAAACAAAATAATCTTAAAAACATTACCGCCAGATTCCCTGTGGGTTTGATTACGGCTGTCACAGGTGTTAGTGGTTCCGGTAAGTCCACCCTTGTAATGGATATACTTTACCCTGCCATCAAGCGAAAGTTATTTGGTTCAGCAGAAAAGCCAGGTATCCACGATCATGTTTCCGGGATAGAATATATAGATAAAATAATAGATATAGATCAATCCCCAATAGGGAGAACCCCAAGATCAAACCCCGCCACCTATACAGGCGTGTTTACCGATATTAGAGAGGTGATGGCGCTAACCCCCGAAGCTAAATTAAGGGGCTATAAACAGGGGCGGTTTAGCTTTAATCTAAAGGGGGGTAGATGTGAAAAATGCCAGGGGGAAGGGTATATTAAGATAGAAATGCATTTCCTCCCTGACATGTACGTAAAGTGTGATGTTTGTCATGGAAGCAGGTATAATAGAGATACTCTGGATATAAGATATAAAGGGAAAAACATAGCTGAAATATTAGAACTCACCGTAGATGAAGCCTTCGACTTTTTCGAAAATATACCGAAGCTCAACCACAAACTTTCAGTGTTGAAAGATGTGGGTTTAGGATACATACATCTTGGGCAGCCAGCCACCACACTATCTGGAGGAGAAGCCCAGAGAATAAAGCTGGCAAAAGAATTGATGAAAAAATCCACCGGCAAAACCCTGTACATATTTGATGAACCCACCACAGGTCTGCACTTTGACGATGTGAAAAAGCTTGTAAAGATATTTAAGGCATTGTCAGAAGCAGGAAATTCTGTTATAATTATTGAGCATAATCTTGACGTGATAAAAATAGCAGATTATATTATAGATCTTGGACCGGAAGGTGGCGACAGAGGTGGAGAGATTGTATTTGAAGGTACCCCAGAGGAATGTTGTAACTGTGAAAGATCTTATACTGGAAAATACCTAAAGGAGAAATTACTTGATGTTTAAAAAGATATCCAGCTTTCTAATTATTTTTTTATTTGCAATAGTAGCCACAGCTGCATCTATTCAGGATGATTTCAATTCAAATATGAAAGATTTTAACTTTATAAATAAATCTAAAAATGTCACAAGATTCTCCTATAAAATGGTGGCGGATAAATTTCTTGAGATATACGAAAAGAATCCAAAATCTGCATTAGGCGAAAAATCTCTCTACTATGCGGCGGAAACTTACAACAATTCCTATCAAAGATTTCAAAATAGCATCGATCAAGCTGAAGCCCTCAAATATTACAAACTACTTGCAAGTAATTACAAATCATCTCTATCAGCTAATGCCCATTTAAAAGCAGCTGAGATATATATTCAAATGAAAGATATCCCCACAGCACAATTCATGTACGAAAACTGCATAAAAAAATTCCCAAAGTCCAAAGAATCCAAAATCGCCCAGCAACAACTCACCCTATTAAACAAAAAATATTCCGCCACATCCCAACCATCCCCCCGTAAAAATCCACAGATAACAAAAAACGACAAAGAAAAAACAACACAGGAAAATATAAAGAATCAGGATGAACAAAAATCTGATGCTTTAGATTATGAAAATAAAGCACCCCGCGTGGAGATAAAAAGTGTAAAATACTGGAGCAATGATGACTACACAAGGGTGGTGATAGAGCTTTCAGGAAAGGCCCATTTTTATAAACATTGGCTTAAGGAAAATCCTGAATTTCATAAACCCCCAAGACTTTTTGTGGATATCTATAATTCTGTAATAAACCCATCAATACCGAAAAATATGGATATAAACGATGGATTACTAAAAGGTCTAAGATGGGGTATTTACGAAAAATACACCACAAGGGTTGTCCTTGATATCGACTCGGTAAATGATTTCACCGTTTTCCAGATGGAAAATCCTTACAGAATAGTTATAGATGTCAGCAAAGATAATTTAAACAAGGTAACAGCAGGGGAGACAAAATCTGAACCTAAAGAGGATAAAAAACAGAAAAGTAAAGGGAAGGTAACCCTAGTTGAAGGCGGTGATAAACACACACTTGCCTCTGCCTTTGGTCTAAAAGTAAAAACAATCGTCTTAGACCCCGGACATGGAGGTAAGGATCCAGGTGCCACCTACAACGGACTGATGGAAAAGGATATGAACCTTGATATCGCTTTGAGGGTAAAACAGAAGCTTGAAAAATACGATTCAGCCCTTAAAATCCTCATGACCCGTGATACAGATGTCTTCATACCACTTGAGGAGAGAACCGCCTTTGCAAATAAAAATAAAGCAGATATCTTTGTATCGATACATCAAAATGCCAGTAGAAACCCCGATGCACACGGTATTGAAACGTACGTATTAAACGTAACCAAAGATAAATCAGCCTTAGCTGTGGCAGCGTTTGAAAACCAGGCATCTGAAAAATCTATATCCGATCTTCAGGGTATATTAAAAGATATCATGCTGAATTCAAAATTGGAAGAATCTTTGATGCTGGCAAACTTTGTCCAGAAAAGTCTTTCATCTTCCACAGCTGATCGCGACATTGGGGTGAAACAGGCACCTTTTTATGTATTAGTTGGAGCAAAAATGCCATCCATACTTATAGAGTGCGGTTTTATCTCCAATCCACACACCGCACAACTTTACACCACCGAAGAATATAAAAATAAAATGGCTGAAGGGATATTTAATGGTCTTTTAAAATATATAGAACACTATAATGGTAAATGAGAAAAAAGGTAAAAAATATCCAAAATTATTCATTGGTTTTATTTTTTTCATATCATTAATAGCTTTTTCCATTAACTATGCCATCCAGACTAATTTAGATTACATAATTAAAAATTATTCCCCTTACGAAATCAGTATAGAAAAAGTCAATAAACTTATTTTCCCCTTTTATGTCAACATAAAAGGTGTTACTCTGGAGGTTGATAAGGCATTCTTTAAAAGCGATTCAGTCGTATTAAGATTTTATCCCATTAGATATCTTATGGGTAAAAGCTGTTTTGATATCGAAATTACCGACATAAAAGCAGATATTCCGGATTATTTCTGGAAACAGCCCAGTAAAAAAATAGATTTATCAAAATTAAAAGA is part of the Calditerrivibrio nitroreducens DSM 19672 genome and harbors:
- a CDS encoding N-acetylmuramoyl-L-alanine amidase, coding for MFKKISSFLIIFLFAIVATAASIQDDFNSNMKDFNFINKSKNVTRFSYKMVADKFLEIYEKNPKSALGEKSLYYAAETYNNSYQRFQNSIDQAEALKYYKLLASNYKSSLSANAHLKAAEIYIQMKDIPTAQFMYENCIKKFPKSKESKIAQQQLTLLNKKYSATSQPSPRKNPQITKNDKEKTTQENIKNQDEQKSDALDYENKAPRVEIKSVKYWSNDDYTRVVIELSGKAHFYKHWLKENPEFHKPPRLFVDIYNSVINPSIPKNMDINDGLLKGLRWGIYEKYTTRVVLDIDSVNDFTVFQMENPYRIVIDVSKDNLNKVTAGETKSEPKEDKKQKSKGKVTLVEGGDKHTLASAFGLKVKTIVLDPGHGGKDPGATYNGLMEKDMNLDIALRVKQKLEKYDSALKILMTRDTDVFIPLEERTAFANKNKADIFVSIHQNASRNPDAHGIETYVLNVTKDKSALAVAAFENQASEKSISDLQGILKDIMLNSKLEESLMLANFVQKSLSSSTADRDIGVKQAPFYVLVGAKMPSILIECGFISNPHTAQLYTTEEYKNKMAEGIFNGLLKYIEHYNGK